The sequence AAGTCGTCGGCAGCAGCATCACGTTGAAGTACGAGGTCGTCGAGGGGCGTCCCGAGCTTCAGCGTTTACCGAAGGTCGACTTCATCGACGATGGACCGGGCAAACCGGTCGGCATCGAGCGGTTCATCGGTCGCCGCCCGATCGCGGCTTTCGGCAACTCCGACGGCGACTACGAAATGTTGCAATGGACGACCACGGGCAAGGGTCCGCGATTCGGCCTGATCGTGCATCACACCGACGCCGAGCGCGAAGCGGCTTACGATCGGACTTCGCATTTCGGCAAGCTGGCCCGAGCACTCGACGACGCACCGAAATTCGGCTGGACCGTGATGGACATGAAGCGCGATTGGAAAACGATCTTCCCGCCGAAATAGTCCAGAGCATGGCCTAAATCTGCGCGTTGAAATCGAGCGGTCGAAGTGCGATGTTGGGCCTTGTGAAGAGACGAGACTCCGACCTCCGGTAGGTTTCGACACGTCGCTCGTCTACGCGAGACCGGCGACGAAGAATTGTGAGGGGAAGTTCGAGCCCGTGCCGCGCCGCTTGTCGCCGCAGGGGCTGGAAGTAATCGAGCAGGAAGCTCGGTCCCTCGCGACGCCGGTCAGCCGAGCCGCTGCTTAAAAACCAGTCGGCGCGGTGTCTCTTTCCGGCCTGCGTGGTGCGTGCGGCTCGCTTCGGCGGGGCGGGCGCTCTTCGCGAGCTCGTGCCGTTGTGCGTTCGTGGATGAAGCGCGCGACGACCGTCTGCACGGGCTCGAACTTGCACGACGGTCTGCGCGAGGTTGCAAACTTGCGCGGAGCGCTTCGCTGCCCCCAGGGTGTCGTCCGGTGCGTCGTCGCTCGGGCCCGTGCTTCTTGCGAGCCGCTTCGCAGAAGACCGGCCGGGAGCAATGCTCTGCGCAGAGAACCGTTTGACAAGATGCCCGACCGAACCTGGGCGACGACGCACGAACTTTTTCGAATCGCAATCGAGCGCGACCTGGGCCGCGCTGCGCGCCGCCGACGCCGAGCGTCGCCGAAGCCGAGCGTTGTCGCGTTCGGTAGTCGCTCGACCTGGCGGCGAGTACATTGAAGCCGCATCGCCTCGCTTCAAACACTCTCAGCGCACGGATCTATGATCAAGCTCACCTTCCACGGCGCGGCCGAAACCGTCACCGGTTCGAAGTATCTCTTGGAAACCGATCGCGGCCGCATCCTCATCGATTGCGGGCTGTTTCAAGGTCTCAAGGAATTGCGGCAGCGCAATTGGAATCCGCTTCCGTTTCCGGCCGCGTCGGTCGATGCCGTCGTGCTCACGCACGCGCATATCGACCACATCGGCTACTTGCCGCATTTCGTGAAGTCGGGCTTCGAAGGTCGCGTGCTCGCGACGCCGGCCACGGTCGATCTGATGAGCATCCTGCTGCTCGATTCTGCGCGGAATCAAGAGAACGATGCCGAGTATGCGAATCGAAAAGGGTTCTCGAAGCACCGGCCCGCGCTGCCGCTTTACGACGAGCGCGACGTGAAGCGCACGATGCAGCTCGTCGATGCCGTGCCGCGCGAAGCGTGGTTCAATCCGGCCGGCGATATCTGGTGTCGCTATCACGACGCCGGCCATCTGCTCGGCTCGGCGATGATCGAGGTCGAAGTGCGCTCGGGCCCAAAGCCGCTGAGAATGAAGCCGCTGAGAATTACGTTCTCGGGCGACGTCGGCCGCTACGATGCCCCGCTCTATCACGACCCACTCTCGCCGCCGGCCTGCGACTACCTCATCTGTGAAAGCACCTACGGCAATCGCGATCACGGCACCGAAAACGTCCTCGATCAATTGTGCGATGTCGTCTTGGCGTCGATCGAGCGCGGCGGCGTCATGCTCACGGCGTCGTTCGCCGTCGGCCGCGCGCAGCAGATCATCTATCTGTTGCGCGTGCTGATCGAGCAGGGGCGGATTCCCGAGCTACCGATCTATCTCGATAGCCCGATGGCGAGCACGGCGATGGACGTGTTCCGCAAGTATGCCGCCGATCACGACCTCGTCGAAATGGGAGGCCGAAACCCGAAGCAAGTGCTCGAAGCGCCGAACGTGCATCTCGCGCGCTCGGCCGAAGAGTCGAAACGAATCAACGAGGTCGCCGGCCCGGCCGTGATTATCGCCAGCAGCGGCATGATGACCGGTGGTCGCATCTTGCACCACTTGAAGCGGCGCTTGCCCGACCCGAAGACGACGCTCGTCGTCGGCGGCTATCAAGCCGAGGGAACACGCGGACGGGATATTCAAGACGGTCGTCGCACGATCCGCGTCTTCGGCAGCGACGTGCCGGTGCGTGGGCATGTCGCCGAGATTTCAGCCATCAGCGGACACGCCGGTCGGAGCGAACTCTTGCGTTGGCTTCAGCCGCTCGCGCCCCCCAAACGCACGTTCATCACCCACGGCGAACTCGACGCCGCGAATGCCTTAGCGCAGACATTGCGGCAAGACCGAGGCTGGAACGTCACGATCCCGAAGATGGGCGAAGCGTTTACGCTGGAGCACGGCACATGAGCGGCGAATCGCCCCGGCCGGGATCGGCAGACCAAAACGAACCGAAGACGACCACGGAAGCGGAACTGCTCCGGCGGCTGATGAACGCACCGAGCTACCTCCGCGCCGATCGCGACATCGACTTTCTGAATCGCGATGCGTTGCGTCCGGTGCGGATGCAACTGGAGCTGTTGAAGCCCGAGATGGCGCTCGAAGAAAACGGTATCGACTCGACGATCGTGCTGTTCGGCAGCGCGCGGATCGCGGAGCGCTCGCTCGCCGAGGTGCGCGTGCGCGAAGCCGAAGCGGCGCTTGCCGCCGGCCCGAACGAACCGCGCGCCGTGCGAGAGCTGGCGCGCGTGAGGCGGCTGGCCGCGCTGGCGCACTATTACGACGAGGCCCGGGAGTTTGCTCGGATCGTGTCGAGCACTTGTCAGATCCAAGGGAAGTGCGACTTCGTGATTCTCACCGGCGGCGGCCCGGGCATCATGGAAGCCGGCAACCGCGGCGCGCACGACGTCGGCGCGAAATCCATCGGGCTCAATATCACGCTGCCGCACGAGCAGTTTCCGAACCCTTACATCACGCCGGCCTTGTGCTTTCAGTTCCGCTATTTCGCGTTGCGGAAGATGCACTTCCTCATGCGAGCCCAAGCGCTGGTCGTGTTTCCCGGCGGCTACGGCACGCTCGACGAGCTCTTCGAAACGCTCACGCTCCGACAAACGGGCAAGCTCAAACCGATCCCGATCATTCTCTACGGCCGCGAGTATTGGGAGCGCGCCTTCGATCCGCAATTCTTAGCCGACGAAGGGACGATCTCCGACGAAGACCTGAGCTTGATACAATACTGCGACGACCCGACGGAGACGTGGAACATCATCCAAACCTTCTACCGCGAGCAAGGGGAGAAGGAGGAGAAGACGTTGAAATAGGGGAGGAGCGCCTTTGTCGGGCTTTTCCAGGGATCTGCACTCCGCGGCTCTTGAGTTAAGTGTGCTGCGAATTGACAACGACTCGCGCCCCCTTCAAACTGTGAGTTCATTCCTGCTCGCGATTCATGCTTTTCGAAAGGAACCTTCTCATGGCGACCGCTACGCCTCCTCGTCCGGCCGGGCCGAAAATTCGTCTCACCAAACTCTTCATCGACAACCAATGGGTCGATGCCGCCGAAGGGGGAACGATCGAAGCGTTGAATCCGGCGACCGGTGCCGTGATCGCGACCGTCGCCGCAGGGACCGCCGCCGACATCGACAAGGCCGTGAAGTCGTCGCGCCGCGCGCTCGACAAAGGTCCATGGGGCAAGATGGACGCCGCCGATCGGGGCGAGTGTCTCTACCGTTTGGCACTCTTGATCGAACAACACGCCGAAGAGCTCGCGCAGCTCGAGTCGCTGAACTGCGGCAAGACCATCACCGACTCGCGCGGCGATATGAAGGGCTCCGTCAACTTCCTGAAATACTTCGCCGGCATGGCCGACAAGATTCAAGGGAACACGCTGCCGATGCGCGGCGAGTTCCTCTCGTACACGTTGCGCCAACCGGTCGGCGTCGTCGCGCAGATCATTCCGTGGAACTTCCCGGTCTTCATCATGTGCGGCAAGATCGCACAGACCTTGGCCTGCGGCAACGTGATGGTCATCAAGCCGGCCGAGCAAACGCCGCTCACCGCGCTCCGCATCGCCGAACTCGCCGCCGAAGCAGGCTTTCCAGCCGGCGTGATCAACGTCGTGAACGGCTTCGGCGAAACGGCCGGGGCCGCGCTGTGCGTTCATCCGGAGGTCGACATGGTCGGCTTCACCGGCCATGTGGACACCGCGAAGATCATCCAACACGCCGTCACCCCAACGTTGAAGCGCACCGCCTTCGAGCTCGGCGGCAAGAGCCCGAACGTGATCTTCGCCGATTGCGATATGGACCAGGCGGTCGCCGGCGCTTACCACGCCATCTACTTCCACGGCGGCCAATGTTGCACGGCGGGCAGCCGGCTGTTCGTCGAGAAGAAGATTCAAGATGAGTTCGTCGGCAAGTTGGCCGAGAAGGCCAAGCAGCGCAAGGTCGGCGACCCGCTCGACCCGAACACGCAACAAGGCCCGCAAGTGTCGAAGGAACAGCTCGACAAAATCCTGGGCTACGTCGAGCTCGGCAAGAAACAAGGGGCGCAGCTCGTCACCGGCGGCGCGCAGCGCGGCAGCGAAGGGTTCTTCATCGAGCCGACGATCTTCAACAACGTGAAAGACGAAATGTCGATCGCCCGCGATGAAATCTTCGGCCCGGTCGTGAGCGTGTTGCCGTTCAGCGACGTTGAAGAGATGGTCGAACGGGCGAACAACACCAACTACGGTCTCGCGGCCGGCGTGTGGACGAAGAACATCGACAAAGCGCATCTCTTCGCAAAGCGCGTGAAGGCCGGAACCGTGTGGGTCAACTGCTATCACGTGCTCGATGCTTCGACCCCATTCGGCGGCTTCAAGCAGTCGGGCCACGGTCGCGATTTCGGCACCGCCGCGATCGAGCACTACACCGAGTTGAAGACCGTCACGGTCAAGCTCGGTTAATGCCGGTGCCCGACGGTTACTTAAGCGCAAGCCGGCGCGACTTGGCCTAGAGCCGTGCTGGTGGTTTCCGGCGAATTTCGCTATCTATATCGAGCGGGAGGGGAAGTCTTCCTTGACACCCCCTCCCGCTCGTTTCACAATCGGATTCGGCCCGTCGTCGGGTCGTGCATCCCCCACGTTTGCCGAGTGTGACCGCTATGAAGTTCGTTTCGCTGAGGAATGGTTCGAGTAGGTCGTGCGCTGCGGCGCTGTCGGTCGCGCTGGTGCTGGGCGTCGCCGGCGGTTGCGGTGTCGAAAGCTATGAAACACGGATGGCGACGACGATCGAAGATCTGAAGCACGACAACAAATTCGTCGGGCTCGATAAGACCTATACGAAGCTCGTCGCTCCCGGCGGCGAGGCAGCCGTGGCGATCTCGCCCCGCTTGCGTCTGCCGGTTCTGTTCGGTCGGCTCGCCGCCTATACGGCCGAATCTGCCGATCCCGAAAAAGGGAGTGAACGAATTCCGACGAATCGGCTGCTCCCTCCGCCGCCGCTGCCGGGAATTCCCGGCTTTCAAGAAACGTTCGAATTGATGATCGGCTCCAAGGTGGGGACCCGACCGTGGCACATCTACATGGGGGTCGTGCGCCACGAGCCGGGCTCCGGCGGCAGCGCGGCCGAGCTCGCTAAGATTCTCGATGCCGCGAAAGCGGCTCAGCCCGACGTGCCGGACTTGGCCTGGCAAGACACGCCCGTGCTCGCTCTGCGCAAGGGAGACGCGTCGCGCGTTTGGAAAACTTTGCAGATCAAAAGTCCGCAGTTGTTTTACATGCGCGGCAACGAGCCCGGCGATCTCAACGGCACCTTCACCATCATGGTGCTCAACGTGCCGGGCAAAGCGCCGATCGGCGATCACCAGATCGTGATCGGATCGCGCTTGGTTTCACTAGCCAACGACCTACAACGCATTAATGAAGTGTTGGCCGCGAGCATGGGGACGCTGGAAATCGATCCGGCTCTGCCTGCCGCCGCCCCTAAGCCGAACTAACTCACGCGGTGCGTCGACCACGACGCGCCGCTCCATGGAAGGAGCCTTTCGATGACGTTCCGCAGCTTCTATCGCCTCGCGCCGATCGCGATTCTCTACCTCTCTACAAGCATCGGCCTCGGCCTCGCGCTGGTCTATACATCGGCCGCCGAACAGGCAAGCGCCGCCGATGCGCCGGCCGGCGAAGACAAAGGACAGGCCGAGCTCGACGCCGCGCTCGATGCCCGTATCTCGGCGAAGTCGTTCGACGATCTCGAGCAAGTCATCAAGCAGACGCGCAAAGCGATCGAGAAAGGTCTCGGCCCGACCAATTTGATGTATGCGAAGAAGCTCTTGGCTTCGGTGTTTTATCAACGGGGCGAAACGCTCGGCGAACGGGTGCTGGAAGCGACCGACTTCGATCCGCGCGTGGCGCAGGCACGCGTCGCCGCCGTCGGCGATCTCAGCGAAGCGCTCGCCAACGATCCGGATCTTTCGGCGGCGTACGTGCTCATCGCCCGCTTGCAACTTCTTCCCGGCGGCGACATCAAGCAAGCTAAAACGATGCTCGACGCGGCGGTGAAATCCAAGGCGACCGACGACGAAACCCGAGCGAAAGCCTTGACGCTGCGGAGCGCCTTCGGCTCGAAGCCGGAAGAGCGCCTCGCCGATCTCGACGAAGCGATCCGCCTCAACGCCGGCGACGCGCAAACGTTTCGCCTCCGCGCCGCGGTGAAGCTGAGCACGAACAAAGCGGCGGAAGCGGTCGCCGATTTCGATGAGGCTTTGCTGATCGCCCCGACGCACGCCGCTACGCACGAAGCCCGCGGACTAGCGCTCGCCGCGCAAGAGAAATGGGAGGAAGCGAAGAAGAGCCTCACGCGCGCCGCACAACTCGTCCCTCAATCTCCGGCCGCGATTCTGCAACGAGGTCGCGTGAGCCTGCTGGCGGGCGATACGAAGTCGGCCATCGCCGATGCCGAAGCGGCGCTGAAGATCACGCCGGACATGCCGGAAGCGATTCTGCTTCGCGGCCGCGCACGACAAGCCGCCGGCGACAAGCAAGGCGCGCGCGAAGACGCCGACCTGCTGCTGAAACGCTTCCCCGACGCTCCGGGCGCATTGCGCTCGCGCGTCGCCCTGTTGCTCGACGACAATAAGTACGAAGAGTCGATCCCCGACTTGGAAAAGTTGGCGAAGCTGGAACCGGAAGACGACGCGATCTTACTGCAGCTGGCCGTCGTGCGCAACGCGTTGAAGCAGCACGCCGAAGTGATCGACATTTCCAACCGTCTGCTGAAGCGCGATGCCGACAACTGGCGCGCGATGCGCATTCGGGGCGATGCACACCTCAACGCCGGCAAGCAAGCCGACGCAATCGCCGACTACGAGGCCGCGCTGAAGATCGAGCCGAAAGACACCGGCATCCTCAACAATCTCGCGTGGGTACTCGCGACCTCGCCCGACGACAAGCTGCGCAACGGCAAACGGGCCATCGAGCTCGCCGACAAAGCCTGCCAGCTAACGAACCATAAGATCGTGCATATCTTGAGCACGCTCGCGGCGGCGTATGCCGAAGAAGGAAACTTCACCGCCGCGAAAGAATGGTCGAACAAAGCCCTCGCCGCCGCCGAAGGAGACGCCGAAAAAGAAAGCCTGCGCAAGGAACTCGCGAGCTACGAAGCGAAAAAACCGTGGCGCGAAGCGATCGTCGGCGCGGTCGAAAAACCGGAAGTGAAGCGCAAGTAAGCGAGCGCTTGCTTAGCGTTCGCTGCCGTTGTCGTCGGTCGATGCAGCGCCGTTCGTCGGCGCGGCGCCGTTGCCGTCGGTTCCGGCCGTGTAGCGTTCGGCCCAGGCCGCTAGGTCGGCCATTCCCTTGCGATGGCAGAAGTCGCCGAACGTCTCGTCGGCGGCTCGTTCATGCTTGAAGTAATGGAAGACCGGCATCAAGGTCGGCACCAAGTCTTCTTCCGGCACCGAGTCTTTGTAGATCGTGTTGAGGCGATCGCCGAGCAACCGTCCGCCGAGCAGCAGCGTGTATTTCCCAGCCGCCTTGCCGACGAGACCGACGTCGCTGTTGTAGGGGCGAGCGCAGCCGTTCGGGCAGCCGGTCATGCGGACGGTAAACGCTTCCCGCGCGAGCCCGATCTTGGCGAGCTCTTGTTCCAAAAGGTCGATCATGCCCGGCAACGCCCGCTCGGCCTCGGTGATCGACAGGCCGCAGGTCGGCCACGCGACGCACGCCATCGACCAACGCCGAACGGTCGAGATCTCGTGCGAGAGCTGCACGCCGTGCTCGCGCAAGATCTGCTGCAATTCGTCGCGCTGTTCGGGTGCCAAGTCGCAAAACAGAATGCTCTGGTGCGCGGTCAGCCGCAGCTCGGGCTTGAGCTTTGTGCAAATCAGGCGCAGCGCGGTCTTGAGGCGAAACGCACCGTCGTCTTTGATCCGGCCGTTCTCGACGTTGAGCCCGTAGAACCAGCGGCCGTCTCCTTGTTCGTGCCAGCCGAGATGGTCGTCGAAGCCCCAAACGTCGTCGGCATGCGGCTCGGCGAGCGGCGCGCCGAAGTATTCTTCGACCTTCGCTTTGAACCAAGCCAAGCCTTTATCGTGGAGCAGGTATTTGAGTCGCGCGGTCTTGCGGTCGGCCCGATTGCCGAAGTCGCGCTGCACTTTGACGATCGCCTCGGCGACGTCGACCGCTTGCGCCGCGGGAACGTAGGCCATGCGCTGCGCGACGGCGGGAAACGTCTTCTTCGCGGAAGGAGTTACGCCGAAGCCGCCGCCGACGAGGACGTTGTAGCCGACGACGTTGTAGTTCTCGCAAATCGCCATGAAGCTCAAGTCGTTCGCGTACATATCGACGCAATTATCGCCGGGCAAGCCGACCGCCATCTTGAACTTGCGGGGCAGGTAGGTCCGGCCGTAGATCGGCTCGACGTTCGGATCGTCGGCCCCTTGCAAGCAGGTCTCTTCGCCGCTCGCCGTATCGCGCAGCCAAATCTCGTAGTAGGCCTTCGTTTGCGGCGTGAAGCGGGTCGTCAGATCGTCGCACAAGGTCTGCAACTGAACGTGGACCGGATCGAACTTGTGCGGGGCAGGGCAGCACATCACGTTGCGGTTCACGTCGCCGCAAGCCGCGAGGGTCGTGAGCTTGCAGGCGTTGATGCGGCGGATGGTTTCTTGCAGCGTGTGTTTTTGGATGCCGTGGTGCTGGAGGCCTTGGCGCGTCGTGATGCGGAGCGTGGCGTTGCCGAGTTCGTCGCAGATGTCGAGTTCGGCGAGCATTTGTTCGCTCGAAAGCTTTCCGCCCGGCACGCGCGAGCGCAC is a genomic window of Planctomycetia bacterium containing:
- a CDS encoding MBL fold metallo-hydrolase translates to MIKLTFHGAAETVTGSKYLLETDRGRILIDCGLFQGLKELRQRNWNPLPFPAASVDAVVLTHAHIDHIGYLPHFVKSGFEGRVLATPATVDLMSILLLDSARNQENDAEYANRKGFSKHRPALPLYDERDVKRTMQLVDAVPREAWFNPAGDIWCRYHDAGHLLGSAMIEVEVRSGPKPLRMKPLRITFSGDVGRYDAPLYHDPLSPPACDYLICESTYGNRDHGTENVLDQLCDVVLASIERGGVMLTASFAVGRAQQIIYLLRVLIEQGRIPELPIYLDSPMASTAMDVFRKYAADHDLVEMGGRNPKQVLEAPNVHLARSAEESKRINEVAGPAVIIASSGMMTGGRILHHLKRRLPDPKTTLVVGGYQAEGTRGRDIQDGRRTIRVFGSDVPVRGHVAEISAISGHAGRSELLRWLQPLAPPKRTFITHGELDAANALAQTLRQDRGWNVTIPKMGEAFTLEHGT
- a CDS encoding LOG family protein, which encodes MSGESPRPGSADQNEPKTTTEAELLRRLMNAPSYLRADRDIDFLNRDALRPVRMQLELLKPEMALEENGIDSTIVLFGSARIAERSLAEVRVREAEAALAAGPNEPRAVRELARVRRLAALAHYYDEAREFARIVSSTCQIQGKCDFVILTGGGPGIMEAGNRGAHDVGAKSIGLNITLPHEQFPNPYITPALCFQFRYFALRKMHFLMRAQALVVFPGGYGTLDELFETLTLRQTGKLKPIPIILYGREYWERAFDPQFLADEGTISDEDLSLIQYCDDPTETWNIIQTFYREQGEKEEKTLK
- a CDS encoding aldehyde dehydrogenase family protein; this encodes MATATPPRPAGPKIRLTKLFIDNQWVDAAEGGTIEALNPATGAVIATVAAGTAADIDKAVKSSRRALDKGPWGKMDAADRGECLYRLALLIEQHAEELAQLESLNCGKTITDSRGDMKGSVNFLKYFAGMADKIQGNTLPMRGEFLSYTLRQPVGVVAQIIPWNFPVFIMCGKIAQTLACGNVMVIKPAEQTPLTALRIAELAAEAGFPAGVINVVNGFGETAGAALCVHPEVDMVGFTGHVDTAKIIQHAVTPTLKRTAFELGGKSPNVIFADCDMDQAVAGAYHAIYFHGGQCCTAGSRLFVEKKIQDEFVGKLAEKAKQRKVGDPLDPNTQQGPQVSKEQLDKILGYVELGKKQGAQLVTGGAQRGSEGFFIEPTIFNNVKDEMSIARDEIFGPVVSVLPFSDVEEMVERANNTNYGLAAGVWTKNIDKAHLFAKRVKAGTVWVNCYHVLDASTPFGGFKQSGHGRDFGTAAIEHYTELKTVTVKLG
- a CDS encoding tetratricopeptide repeat protein encodes the protein MTFRSFYRLAPIAILYLSTSIGLGLALVYTSAAEQASAADAPAGEDKGQAELDAALDARISAKSFDDLEQVIKQTRKAIEKGLGPTNLMYAKKLLASVFYQRGETLGERVLEATDFDPRVAQARVAAVGDLSEALANDPDLSAAYVLIARLQLLPGGDIKQAKTMLDAAVKSKATDDETRAKALTLRSAFGSKPEERLADLDEAIRLNAGDAQTFRLRAAVKLSTNKAAEAVADFDEALLIAPTHAATHEARGLALAAQEKWEEAKKSLTRAAQLVPQSPAAILQRGRVSLLAGDTKSAIADAEAALKITPDMPEAILLRGRARQAAGDKQGAREDADLLLKRFPDAPGALRSRVALLLDDNKYEESIPDLEKLAKLEPEDDAILLQLAVVRNALKQHAEVIDISNRLLKRDADNWRAMRIRGDAHLNAGKQADAIADYEAALKIEPKDTGILNNLAWVLATSPDDKLRNGKRAIELADKACQLTNHKIVHILSTLAAAYAEEGNFTAAKEWSNKALAAAEGDAEKESLRKELASYEAKKPWREAIVGAVEKPEVKRK
- a CDS encoding NADPH-dependent assimilatory sulfite reductase hemoprotein subunit, whose protein sequence is MEEKEKLNPVEEAKVNSGYLRGEIGQELVDENDYFGKDSVHLLKTHGTYQQDDRDARAAARASGAGGKGDKAFMFMVRSRVPGGKLSSEQMLAELDICDELGNATLRITTRQGLQHHGIQKHTLQETIRRINACKLTTLAACGDVNRNVMCCPAPHKFDPVHVQLQTLCDDLTTRFTPQTKAYYEIWLRDTASGEETCLQGADDPNVEPIYGRTYLPRKFKMAVGLPGDNCVDMYANDLSFMAICENYNVVGYNVLVGGGFGVTPSAKKTFPAVAQRMAYVPAAQAVDVAEAIVKVQRDFGNRADRKTARLKYLLHDKGLAWFKAKVEEYFGAPLAEPHADDVWGFDDHLGWHEQGDGRWFYGLNVENGRIKDDGAFRLKTALRLICTKLKPELRLTAHQSILFCDLAPEQRDELQQILREHGVQLSHEISTVRRWSMACVAWPTCGLSITEAERALPGMIDLLEQELAKIGLAREAFTVRMTGCPNGCARPYNSDVGLVGKAAGKYTLLLGGRLLGDRLNTIYKDSVPEEDLVPTLMPVFHYFKHERAADETFGDFCHRKGMADLAAWAERYTAGTDGNGAAPTNGAASTDDNGSER